From the Burkholderia glumae LMG 2196 = ATCC 33617 genome, one window contains:
- the yjgA gene encoding ribosome biogenesis factor YjgA, whose product MNRKTRIQPIEPADDDSGHGYDRPSKSQLKREMHALQQLGRDLVELPKDALKRMPMPESLGDAVREARRITDHEGKRRQLQYIGKVMRVLTEPEIEALKSALDAQRGVNKAETARLHWIERTRDQLLAADEALTAFIRDYPAADVQEGRTLIRNARKEAEQGKPPRYFRELFQWIKTASGTPGEADGERDEDHDEDHDHDDEA is encoded by the coding sequence ATGAACCGCAAAACCCGTATCCAACCGATCGAGCCCGCCGACGACGACAGCGGCCACGGCTACGACCGCCCCAGCAAGTCGCAACTGAAACGCGAGATGCATGCGCTGCAGCAGCTTGGCCGCGACCTGGTCGAGCTGCCGAAGGACGCGCTCAAGCGCATGCCGATGCCGGAGAGCCTCGGCGACGCCGTGCGCGAGGCGCGCCGCATCACCGACCACGAAGGCAAGCGCCGCCAGCTGCAGTACATCGGCAAGGTGATGCGCGTGCTGACCGAGCCCGAGATCGAGGCGCTCAAGTCCGCGCTCGACGCCCAGCGCGGCGTGAACAAGGCCGAAACCGCGCGGCTGCACTGGATCGAGCGCACGCGCGACCAGCTGCTCGCCGCCGACGAGGCGCTGACCGCCTTCATCCGCGACTATCCGGCCGCCGACGTGCAGGAAGGCCGCACGCTGATCCGCAACGCGCGCAAGGAAGCCGAGCAGGGCAAGCCGCCGCGCTACTTCCGCGAGCTGTTCCAGTGGATCAAGACCGCGAGCGGCACGCCGGGCGAGGCCGACGGCGAGCGCGACGAGGATCACGACGAGGATCACGACCATGACGACGAAGCGTAA
- the pmbA gene encoding metalloprotease PmbA, translating to MPAHIDAPARHFPHTQEQLKEIASDILRHAKSLGATDAATEISEGDGLSVSVRRGEVETIEHNRDKMVGVTVFIGKKRGNASTSDFSSSALKDTVAAAYNIARFTAEDDAAGLAEAELLETAPRDLDLYHPWALSADEAVEIARRAEDAAFAVSPQIRNSEGASVSAQHSQFVLATSRGFLGGYPYSRHYVACAPIAGSGRNMQRDDWYSSKRNAAELASPEAVGRYAAERALARMGARRLDTRKVPVLFEAPLAAGLLGAFVQATSGGALYRKTTFLVDSLGKPVFAPHVQVLEDPHVPRAMGSAPFDEEGVRTQARSVVKDGVVEGYFLSTYSARKLKTQTTGNAGGSHNLALRSTGTKAGDDFDAMLKKLGTGLLLTELMGQGVNYVTGDYSRGAAGFWVENGVIQYPVEEITVASTLQEMFRHIVAIGADTIVRGTKETGSVLIEQMTIAGQ from the coding sequence ATGCCTGCCCATATCGACGCACCCGCGCGCCATTTCCCGCACACGCAGGAGCAACTGAAAGAAATCGCCTCGGACATCCTCCGGCACGCGAAGTCGCTCGGCGCGACCGACGCGGCGACCGAAATCTCCGAAGGCGACGGCCTGTCGGTGTCGGTGCGGCGCGGCGAAGTCGAGACGATCGAGCACAACCGCGACAAGATGGTCGGGGTCACGGTGTTCATCGGCAAGAAGCGCGGCAACGCCAGCACCTCGGACTTCTCGTCGAGCGCGCTGAAGGACACGGTCGCGGCCGCCTACAACATCGCGCGCTTCACGGCCGAGGACGATGCGGCGGGCCTGGCCGAAGCCGAGCTGCTGGAGACGGCGCCGCGCGACCTCGATCTCTACCACCCGTGGGCGCTGAGCGCCGACGAGGCCGTCGAGATCGCGCGCCGCGCGGAGGACGCCGCGTTCGCGGTCAGCCCGCAGATCCGCAATTCCGAAGGCGCGAGCGTGTCGGCGCAGCATTCGCAGTTCGTGCTGGCCACCTCGCGCGGCTTCCTGGGCGGCTACCCGTATTCGCGTCACTACGTGGCCTGCGCGCCGATCGCCGGCAGCGGCCGCAACATGCAGCGTGACGATTGGTACAGCTCGAAGCGCAACGCCGCCGAGCTCGCCAGCCCCGAGGCGGTCGGCCGTTACGCGGCCGAGCGCGCGCTGGCGCGCATGGGTGCGCGCCGGCTCGACACGCGCAAGGTGCCGGTGCTGTTCGAGGCGCCGCTCGCGGCGGGCCTGCTCGGCGCCTTCGTGCAGGCCACCAGCGGCGGCGCGCTCTACCGCAAGACCACCTTCCTCGTCGACAGCCTCGGCAAGCCGGTGTTCGCGCCGCACGTGCAGGTGCTCGAGGATCCGCACGTGCCGCGCGCGATGGGCAGCGCGCCGTTCGACGAGGAAGGCGTGCGCACGCAGGCGCGCAGCGTGGTGAAGGACGGCGTGGTGGAAGGCTATTTCCTGTCGACCTATTCGGCGCGCAAGCTCAAGACGCAGACCACCGGCAACGCGGGCGGCTCGCACAACCTCGCGCTGCGCAGCACCGGCACGAAGGCGGGCGACGATTTCGACGCGATGCTGAAGAAGCTCGGCACCGGCCTGCTGCTGACCGAGCTGATGGGGCAGGGCGTGAACTACGTGACGGGCGACTATTCGCGCGGCGCGGCGGGCTTCTGGGTCGAGAACGGCGTGATCCAGTACCCGGTGGAAGAGATCACGGTGGCGAGCACGCTGCAGGAGATGTTCCGCCACATCGTCGCGATCGGCGCCGACACGATCGTGCGCGGCACCAAGGAAACCGGCTCGGTGCTGATCGAGCAGATGACGATCGCCGGGCAGTGA
- a CDS encoding dihydrofolate reductase, with translation MTTLSLIVARARNGVIGRDNQLPWKLPEDLAFFKRTTMGAPIVMGRKTHESIGRPLPGRRNIVVTRDATRRFDGCDVAGSLAEALAAAARDGAAEAFLIGGAQLYAEGLHAADKLIVTEIDADFDGDAHFPAPDPAQWREVSRERHHAAAPNDFDYAFVVYVRAPAP, from the coding sequence ATGACGACCCTGAGCCTGATCGTCGCGCGCGCCCGCAACGGCGTGATCGGCCGCGACAACCAGCTTCCCTGGAAGCTCCCCGAGGATCTCGCGTTCTTCAAGCGCACCACGATGGGCGCGCCGATCGTGATGGGCCGCAAGACCCACGAATCGATCGGCAGGCCGCTGCCGGGGCGCCGCAACATCGTCGTCACGCGCGACGCGACGCGGCGCTTCGACGGCTGCGACGTGGCCGGCTCGCTGGCCGAGGCGCTCGCGGCGGCGGCACGCGACGGCGCGGCCGAAGCCTTCCTGATCGGCGGCGCGCAGCTGTACGCCGAGGGGCTGCACGCCGCCGACAAGCTGATCGTCACCGAGATCGACGCCGATTTCGACGGCGACGCGCATTTCCCGGCCCCCGATCCGGCGCAGTGGCGCGAGGTGTCGCGCGAGCGCCATCATGCGGCCGCGCCGAACGACTTCGACTACGCGTTCGTGGTCTACGTGCGCGCGCCTGCGCCCTGA
- a CDS encoding thymidylate synthase encodes MKQYLDLVRTILDTGSWQENRTGVRTIGIPGAMLRFDLQQGFPAVTTKKLAFKSAIGELVGFLRASRSAAEFRALGCKVWDANANENAAWLANPYRTGVDDLGDVYGVQWRRWPGYKVLDAQATAQLEDALARGYRIVTRFDEAGAQKLLLHKAIDQLRDCLDTIMRDPSSRRILFHGWNPVKLEEIALPACHLLYQFLPNLAKREISLCLYIRSNDVGLGTPFNLAEGAALLELVGRLTGYQPRWFSYFIGDAHIYENQLDMLRQQLEREPYESPRLEIAERVPDYAKTGVYAPEWLERIEPADFTLAGYRHHAPLSAPMAV; translated from the coding sequence ATGAAACAGTATCTCGATCTCGTCCGCACCATCCTCGACACCGGCTCCTGGCAGGAAAACCGCACCGGCGTGCGCACCATCGGCATTCCCGGCGCGATGCTGCGCTTCGATCTCCAGCAGGGCTTTCCGGCGGTCACCACCAAGAAGCTCGCGTTCAAGTCCGCCATCGGCGAACTGGTCGGCTTCCTGCGCGCCTCGCGCAGCGCCGCCGAGTTCCGCGCGCTCGGTTGCAAGGTCTGGGATGCCAATGCGAACGAGAACGCCGCCTGGCTCGCTAACCCGTATCGCACCGGCGTGGACGACCTCGGCGACGTGTATGGCGTGCAGTGGCGCCGCTGGCCCGGCTACAAGGTGCTCGACGCGCAGGCCACGGCGCAGCTCGAGGACGCGCTCGCGCGCGGCTATCGCATCGTCACGCGCTTCGACGAGGCGGGCGCGCAAAAGCTGCTGTTGCACAAGGCGATCGACCAGCTGCGCGACTGCCTCGACACGATCATGCGCGACCCGTCGAGCCGGCGCATCCTGTTCCACGGCTGGAATCCCGTCAAGCTCGAGGAAATCGCGCTGCCGGCCTGTCATCTGCTCTATCAGTTCCTGCCGAATCTGGCGAAGCGCGAGATCTCGCTCTGCCTGTACATCCGCAGCAACGACGTGGGGCTCGGCACGCCGTTCAACCTCGCGGAAGGTGCGGCGCTGCTGGAGCTCGTCGGCCGGCTGACGGGATACCAGCCGCGCTGGTTCAGCTATTTCATCGGCGACGCGCACATCTACGAGAACCAGCTCGACATGCTGCGCCAGCAGCTCGAGCGCGAGCCCTACGAGAGCCCGCGCCTCGAGATCGCCGAGCGCGTGCCCGACTACGCGAAGACGGGCGTCTACGCGCCCGAATGGCTGGAGCGGATCGAGCCGGCCGATTTCACGCTCGCCGGTTACCGCCACCACGCGCCGCTGAGCGCGCCGATGGCGGTCTGA
- a CDS encoding DUF6600 domain-containing protein, which translates to MTSRRASFLTTSPSALAALALAAFTALGLAAPGVLAQTPPSAPAAQQPGGDPPSRVARLDYLSGPVTTEPAGASDWSYAAVNRPLTTGDQLWNDRGGRSEMHIGSTAVRLDQSTSLSILNLDDRSAQLKVALGTLSTHVREEPPGSAYEIDTPNLALAINGPGDYRVDVAPDGGSTTVTVRSGSATAYGDQGQMPIGPGQQISFTGTALQTAGSGAAPAPDAFDTWGDARDAAEDRSISARYVSRDIPGYQDLDANGSWHETPEYGAVWIPNNVPAGWAPYHTGHWIWQAPWGWTWVDDAPWGFAPYHYGRWAYIDDSWGWVPGPLVPAAPPCYAPALVAFVGGGGGGFDWSVGLAAGGALAAGIAWFPLGPRDVWHPGWQGWSPHYYERVNRPVVINQTVNITNITTIHNTYVNYHVHNAITAVPATAFMHGQPVAHFAQHVDPQQWRNARIGAGAPAVAPVRQSFSGGLRNAAYRPPQAAFAHPVVATRNPAVPAAFHDRQAQQYAQHGGSVPGAGTPVIRTAPPPNYAPRPVRPAAGGGAPADGRGPWAMRGVQLVNTHGPVLQTGRAGPAARPGAAVMPAAGLARSGAALPGNGVPRPPAGAWQPGGAQPPEQAARGGQPAWTQPHAPIAQQRADGRFPRHDAPVEHGGEGVQLHPNVGQQNGQNRQPHVNGVPSPGGHGFAPVPAPHAAQERQVPTEPRAEQQAPHMNAPRPDFGRQPVPMPAPQQHVEAPAFERPQPRAEAPRFERPQQQPRAETPRMAAPQPHFERPQPQPHMEPQHMAQPHMEMPHQAPSQPRPQEAAHQGHAAHG; encoded by the coding sequence ATGACATCACGCCGCGCTTCGTTCCTGACCACCTCGCCGAGCGCACTGGCCGCGCTGGCCCTCGCCGCCTTCACGGCGCTCGGCCTCGCCGCGCCGGGCGTGCTCGCCCAGACGCCGCCCTCCGCGCCTGCCGCGCAGCAGCCGGGGGGCGACCCGCCCTCGCGCGTGGCGCGGCTCGACTATCTATCCGGCCCGGTGACCACCGAGCCCGCCGGCGCGAGCGACTGGTCCTACGCCGCCGTGAACCGCCCGCTGACCACCGGCGACCAGCTCTGGAACGATCGCGGCGGCCGCTCGGAAATGCATATCGGCTCGACCGCGGTGCGGCTCGATCAATCGACCTCGCTCTCGATCCTGAATCTCGACGATAGGAGCGCCCAGCTCAAGGTGGCGCTCGGCACGCTGTCGACGCACGTGCGCGAGGAGCCGCCCGGCAGCGCCTATGAAATCGACACGCCGAACCTCGCGCTGGCGATCAACGGTCCCGGCGACTATCGCGTCGACGTCGCGCCGGACGGCGGCTCGACCACCGTCACGGTGCGCAGCGGCAGCGCGACCGCGTACGGCGACCAAGGCCAGATGCCGATCGGTCCCGGCCAGCAAATCAGCTTCACCGGCACCGCCCTGCAGACGGCCGGCAGCGGCGCGGCGCCCGCGCCCGACGCATTCGACACGTGGGGCGACGCGCGCGACGCGGCCGAGGATCGCTCGATCTCCGCCCGCTACGTGTCGCGCGACATCCCCGGCTATCAGGATCTCGACGCGAACGGCAGCTGGCACGAGACGCCCGAGTACGGCGCGGTCTGGATTCCGAACAACGTGCCGGCCGGCTGGGCTCCCTATCACACCGGCCACTGGATCTGGCAGGCGCCGTGGGGCTGGACCTGGGTCGACGACGCGCCGTGGGGCTTCGCACCCTACCACTACGGCCGCTGGGCCTATATCGACGACAGCTGGGGCTGGGTGCCCGGCCCGCTCGTGCCGGCCGCGCCGCCCTGCTATGCGCCGGCGCTAGTGGCCTTCGTGGGCGGCGGGGGCGGCGGCTTCGACTGGAGCGTCGGACTGGCCGCGGGCGGCGCGCTCGCCGCCGGCATCGCATGGTTCCCGCTCGGCCCGCGCGATGTCTGGCACCCAGGCTGGCAGGGCTGGAGCCCGCATTACTACGAACGCGTGAACCGGCCGGTGGTCATCAACCAGACCGTCAACATCACCAACATCACCACCATCCACAACACCTACGTGAACTATCACGTACACAACGCCATCACCGCCGTGCCGGCGACGGCGTTCATGCACGGCCAGCCCGTCGCGCACTTCGCGCAGCACGTCGATCCGCAGCAATGGCGCAACGCGCGCATCGGCGCGGGCGCGCCCGCAGTAGCGCCGGTGCGCCAGAGCTTCTCGGGCGGCCTGCGCAACGCGGCCTACCGGCCGCCGCAGGCCGCGTTCGCGCATCCGGTCGTGGCCACCCGCAATCCGGCCGTACCGGCCGCGTTCCACGACCGGCAGGCACAGCAGTATGCGCAGCACGGCGGCAGCGTGCCGGGCGCGGGCACGCCGGTGATCCGCACCGCACCGCCGCCGAACTACGCGCCGCGGCCGGTCCGGCCGGCGGCCGGCGGCGGTGCCCCGGCCGACGGTCGCGGCCCGTGGGCGATGCGCGGCGTGCAGCTCGTGAACACGCACGGGCCGGTGCTGCAAACGGGCCGCGCCGGGCCGGCGGCGCGCCCCGGCGCGGCCGTGATGCCGGCCGCCGGCCTCGCACGGTCGGGCGCCGCGCTGCCTGGCAACGGCGTGCCGCGCCCTCCCGCCGGGGCGTGGCAGCCGGGCGGCGCGCAGCCGCCCGAGCAGGCGGCCCGTGGCGGCCAGCCGGCGTGGACCCAGCCGCATGCGCCGATCGCGCAGCAGCGCGCCGACGGCCGTTTCCCGCGCCACGACGCGCCGGTCGAGCACGGCGGCGAGGGCGTTCAGCTTCACCCGAACGTCGGACAGCAGAACGGACAGAACCGGCAGCCGCATGTCAACGGCGTGCCGAGCCCGGGCGGACACGGCTTCGCGCCGGTCCCGGCGCCGCACGCGGCGCAGGAGAGGCAGGTGCCCACCGAGCCGCGCGCCGAGCAACAGGCGCCGCACATGAACGCGCCCCGGCCCGATTTCGGGCGACAGCCGGTGCCGATGCCGGCCCCGCAGCAGCATGTCGAGGCGCCCGCCTTCGAACGCCCGCAGCCGCGCGCCGAGGCCCCCCGCTTCGAGCGCCCGCAGCAGCAGCCGCGCGCCGAGACGCCACGCATGGCGGCACCGCAGCCGCATTTCGAGCGCCCCCAGCCGCAGCCGCACATGGAGCCGCAGCACATGGCCCAGCCGCACATGGAAATGCCGCACCAGGCGCCATCGCAGCCGCGTCCGCAGGAGGCGGCGCATCAGGGGCATGCCGCGCACGGCTGA
- a CDS encoding ArsR/SmtB family transcription factor, which produces MIATDPHFPGLSRIGALLADPARAAMLWALMDGSARPAGELARIAGLSPSAGSAHLARLTDGGLLVPDVRGRHRYYRIASSEVAASIEALANLAQAAATARPPEASRPARTVPHALRHARTCYDHMAGELAVQLYERMLDAGWLSAGAREVEVTPAGAVQFARWQIDLGRERQRRRRFACTCLDWSERRAHLAGALGAALLDAFRAQHWIESAGKPRLLRVTPEGRRQFARLLTAG; this is translated from the coding sequence ATGATCGCCACCGACCCGCACTTTCCCGGCCTGAGCCGGATCGGCGCGCTGCTCGCCGACCCGGCACGGGCGGCCATGCTATGGGCGCTGATGGACGGCAGCGCGCGCCCGGCCGGCGAACTCGCACGAATCGCCGGACTCTCGCCGTCGGCCGGCAGCGCGCATCTCGCGCGCCTGACCGACGGCGGCCTGCTGGTGCCCGATGTGCGCGGCCGGCATCGCTATTACCGGATCGCCTCGTCCGAGGTCGCCGCCTCGATCGAGGCGCTCGCGAATCTCGCGCAGGCCGCCGCGACCGCCAGGCCGCCCGAGGCCAGCCGGCCCGCACGCACCGTGCCGCACGCGCTGCGCCACGCGCGCACCTGCTACGACCACATGGCGGGCGAACTCGCGGTGCAGCTCTACGAACGCATGCTCGATGCCGGCTGGCTGAGCGCCGGCGCGCGCGAGGTCGAGGTCACACCGGCCGGCGCGGTGCAATTCGCGCGCTGGCAGATCGATCTGGGCCGCGAGCGGCAGCGCCGCCGGCGCTTCGCCTGCACCTGCCTCGACTGGAGCGAACGGCGCGCGCATCTGGCCGGCGCGCTCGGCGCCGCGCTGCTCGACGCGTTCCGCGCGCAGCACTGGATCGAGTCCGCCGGCAAGCCGCGCCTGCTGCGCGTCACGCCGGAAGGACGGCGTCAGTTCGCACGCCTGCTTACCGCCGGTTGA
- a CDS encoding acyl-CoA thioesterase translates to MSKSPPTAPLDRSETVFRFLAEPTSVNFGGKVHGGALMKWIDETAYACAAIWSSRYCVTVSVGNIRFQRPILVGNLVELKARVVATGRTSMHIHVSVQAGDPKGGVLRQTTDCLVVFVAVDENGNPLPVPPFVPVTDEEKRLAQYAMDVRAALDKIVELKPEEVAKGSV, encoded by the coding sequence ATGTCGAAATCCCCGCCCACCGCGCCGCTCGATCGCTCCGAGACCGTGTTCCGTTTCCTCGCCGAGCCGACCTCCGTGAACTTCGGCGGCAAGGTTCACGGCGGTGCGCTGATGAAGTGGATCGACGAAACCGCCTATGCCTGCGCGGCGATCTGGTCGAGCCGCTATTGCGTGACCGTCAGCGTCGGCAACATCCGTTTCCAGCGGCCGATCCTGGTCGGCAACCTGGTCGAGTTGAAGGCGCGCGTGGTCGCCACGGGCCGCACCAGCATGCACATCCACGTGTCGGTTCAGGCCGGCGATCCGAAGGGCGGCGTGCTGCGCCAGACCACCGACTGCCTCGTGGTGTTCGTGGCGGTGGACGAGAACGGCAACCCGCTGCCGGTGCCGCCCTTCGTGCCCGTCACCGACGAGGAGAAGCGTCTCGCGCAGTACGCGATGGACGTGCGCGCGGCGCTCGACAAGATCGTCGAGCTCAAGCCCGAGGAAGTCGCGAAGGGCTCCGTCTGA
- the fumC gene encoding class II fumarate hydratase → MSEAVRMERDTFGEIAVPDARLWGAQTQRSLQNFRISTEKQSPELIHALALIKRAAASVNRELGVLPEDKANAIVAAADEIIAGRHPDEFPLAVWQTGSGTQTNMNLNEVIANRASELLGGVRGESRKVHPNDDVNRGQSSNDVFPTAMHIAAALAIHARLLPALKRLRATLDEKSKAFAAIVKIGRTHLQDATPLTLGQEFSGYVAQLDQGIRHVESTLPHLYELAQGGTAVGTGLNAHPQFAAAVADEIGRLTQLPFVTAPNKFEVMAAADALVFAHGALKTVAASLMKIANDVRWLASGPRCGLGELSIPENEPGSSIMPGKVNPTQSEAVTMLCCQVFGNDVAVNFGGASGNFELNVFRPMIAHNVLQSVRLLADGALSFNDHCAVGIEPNRSRIDTLLNESLMLVTALNPHIGYDKAAQIAKKAHKDGTTLKAAALALGYVSEAQFDEWVKPAEMIGKP, encoded by the coding sequence ATGAGCGAAGCAGTACGGATGGAACGCGACACGTTCGGCGAAATCGCGGTGCCGGACGCCCGCCTGTGGGGTGCCCAGACGCAGCGTTCGCTGCAGAACTTCCGGATCTCAACGGAAAAGCAGTCGCCCGAGCTGATCCATGCGCTCGCGCTGATCAAGCGCGCGGCGGCCAGCGTCAACCGTGAGCTCGGCGTGCTGCCGGAGGACAAGGCGAACGCGATCGTGGCGGCAGCCGACGAAATCATCGCCGGCAGGCACCCGGACGAGTTCCCGCTCGCGGTCTGGCAGACCGGCTCGGGCACGCAAACCAACATGAACCTCAACGAGGTGATCGCGAACCGCGCGAGCGAGCTGCTGGGCGGGGTGCGCGGCGAGTCGCGCAAGGTCCACCCGAACGACGACGTGAACCGCGGCCAGTCGTCGAACGACGTGTTCCCGACGGCGATGCACATCGCCGCCGCGCTCGCGATCCACGCCCGGCTGCTGCCGGCGTTGAAGCGCCTGCGCGCGACGCTCGACGAGAAGTCGAAGGCGTTCGCCGCGATCGTCAAGATCGGCCGCACGCACCTGCAGGACGCCACGCCGCTCACGCTCGGCCAGGAGTTCTCGGGCTACGTGGCGCAGCTCGACCAGGGCATCCGCCACGTCGAATCGACGCTGCCGCATCTGTACGAACTCGCGCAGGGCGGCACCGCGGTCGGCACCGGCCTCAACGCACATCCGCAGTTCGCGGCGGCGGTGGCCGACGAAATCGGCCGGCTCACCCAGTTGCCGTTCGTCACGGCACCAAACAAGTTCGAGGTCATGGCCGCGGCCGACGCGCTGGTGTTCGCGCACGGCGCGCTGAAGACGGTCGCCGCGAGCCTGATGAAGATCGCCAACGACGTGCGCTGGCTCGCCAGCGGCCCGCGCTGCGGTCTCGGCGAGCTGTCGATCCCGGAAAACGAGCCGGGCAGCTCGATCATGCCGGGCAAGGTGAACCCGACCCAGTCCGAGGCGGTGACGATGCTGTGCTGCCAGGTGTTCGGCAACGACGTGGCGGTGAATTTCGGCGGCGCGAGCGGCAACTTCGAGTTGAACGTGTTCCGTCCGATGATCGCGCACAACGTGCTGCAGTCGGTGCGGCTGCTGGCCGACGGCGCGCTCAGCTTCAACGACCACTGCGCGGTCGGCATCGAGCCGAACCGTTCACGCATCGACACGCTGCTCAATGAATCGCTGATGCTGGTGACGGCGCTCAATCCGCACATCGGCTACGACAAGGCCGCCCAGATCGCGAAGAAGGCGCACAAGGACGGCACCACGCTGAAGGCCGCCGCGCTCGCGCTCGGCTACGTGAGCGAGGCGCAATTCGACGAGTGGGTCAAGCCGGCCGAGATGATCGGCAAGCCCTGA
- a CDS encoding MATE family efflux transporter: MPRHDFSRAALAPPSFSRHAADTARLAAPLAIAQLSQMAMSVTDTVLLGSLGPDALAAGGLGATLFFVAVTVLQGVLSSVSVSVAHARGARDDSQIPHIYWTGVVLALLLSVPAIAVLLYTEPLLLMFHEPPMLAHHIGEYTRVLSLAAPGSLIGVGLMRSFLPAIGAARRLLWVSIASVGVNAVLNYGLIHGAFGLPRLGFLGSAAATTLTIWLTAISLMLLLHGRPAYRQFVAASRPKLPLMGELVGIGWPVAITYGVESTLFLATGLTIGVLGETSLAAHQIALNIASVTFMVPLAIGQAANVRVSYWVGAGAPLAARHAGFVAIGLGAAFMLLSGLVMIVAPHAIVGLYLRLDDPANARTIALAASLLGIAALFQIVDGVQTVGSGCLRGLKDTRVPMLAATIGYWGIGFPVGYWFAFHVGLGARGLWWGLAAGLASVAVLMTWRFHRKTSMLAGR; encoded by the coding sequence ATGCCGCGTCACGATTTCTCGCGCGCCGCTCTCGCGCCGCCCTCCTTTTCCCGCCACGCAGCCGACACCGCCCGTCTGGCCGCGCCGCTTGCGATCGCACAGCTCTCGCAGATGGCGATGAGCGTCACCGACACGGTACTGCTCGGCTCGCTCGGTCCCGATGCGCTCGCCGCCGGCGGCCTCGGCGCCACGCTGTTCTTCGTCGCCGTCACGGTGTTGCAGGGCGTGCTGAGCTCGGTCAGCGTCAGTGTCGCCCACGCGCGCGGTGCCCGCGACGACAGCCAGATTCCCCACATCTACTGGACCGGCGTGGTGCTCGCGCTGCTGCTGTCGGTGCCGGCGATCGCGGTGCTGCTCTACACCGAGCCGCTGCTGCTGATGTTCCACGAGCCGCCGATGCTGGCCCACCACATCGGCGAATACACGCGCGTGCTGAGTCTGGCCGCGCCCGGCAGCCTGATCGGCGTCGGCCTGATGCGCTCGTTCCTGCCGGCGATCGGCGCGGCGCGACGCCTGCTGTGGGTGTCGATCGCGAGCGTCGGCGTCAACGCGGTGCTGAACTACGGGCTGATCCACGGTGCGTTCGGGTTGCCGCGGCTTGGCTTCCTCGGCTCGGCGGCGGCCACCACCCTCACCATCTGGCTCACCGCGATCTCGCTCATGCTGCTGCTGCATGGCCGGCCGGCCTACCGCCAGTTCGTCGCGGCCTCGCGCCCGAAGCTGCCGCTGATGGGCGAGCTGGTCGGCATCGGCTGGCCGGTGGCGATCACCTACGGGGTCGAGTCGACCCTGTTCCTCGCCACCGGCCTCACGATCGGCGTGCTCGGCGAGACCTCGCTCGCCGCGCACCAAATCGCCCTCAACATCGCCTCGGTCACCTTCATGGTGCCGCTCGCGATCGGCCAGGCCGCCAACGTGCGCGTGAGCTACTGGGTCGGCGCCGGCGCGCCGCTCGCCGCTCGCCACGCGGGCTTCGTCGCGATCGGGCTCGGCGCCGCGTTCATGTTGCTGTCCGGGCTCGTGATGATCGTCGCGCCGCACGCGATCGTCGGGCTCTATCTGCGTCTCGACGACCCGGCCAACGCGCGCACCATCGCGCTGGCGGCCTCGCTGCTCGGCATCGCCGCGCTGTTCCAGATCGTCGACGGCGTGCAGACAGTGGGCTCGGGCTGCCTGCGCGGCCTCAAGGACACGCGCGTGCCGATGCTGGCCGCCACGATCGGCTACTGGGGCATCGGCTTCCCGGTGGGCTACTGGTTCGCGTTCCATGTCGGGCTGGGCGCGCGCGGGCTCTGGTGGGGCCTCGCGGCCGGCCTCGCCAGCGTCGCGGTGCTGATGACGTGGCGCTTCCACCGCAAGACCTCAATGCTGGCCGGCCGCTGA
- a CDS encoding RNA-binding S4 domain-containing protein gives MPNLDFTLTGEFVELHNLLKITGVADSGGSAKVLVASGAVRVDGAVELRKTCKIRAGQVVLFEDTRIAVHGA, from the coding sequence ATGCCCAATCTGGATTTCACGCTGACCGGCGAATTCGTCGAACTGCACAACCTGCTCAAGATCACCGGCGTGGCCGACAGCGGCGGCTCCGCCAAGGTCCTGGTCGCCTCGGGCGCGGTGCGCGTCGACGGCGCCGTCGAGCTGCGCAAGACCTGCAAGATCCGCGCGGGCCAAGTGGTGCTGTTCGAGGACACGCGCATCGCCGTCCACGGCGCTTAA